In the genome of Streptacidiphilus rugosus AM-16, one region contains:
- a CDS encoding bile acid:sodium symporter family protein, translating into MKLLGTLAAAVQRRLLWIMLLAYVLAAARPGPGQALRGVTLARFDGAAFPLQAGLLALMVFNAGLTARSEALPALLRHPRALLVGIASNALLPTLLLGVGALAADGWHNVHEAQSLLVGLALVGAMPVAAGATVFAQGSEGNATLTLGLVVGSTLLSPLTIPLGLHLGGFLASGPYAADLHAVAEHACSAFAVLAVVLPCAAGLLTGRLLGARLGPVLPLVRAAGLAVVVLLSYTNACGALRQVVERPDPDYLVLVVVAAAAMCGGSFLSGWVLAGRLGVPRADAIALTYASGMNNSSAGAVVAATRLPGNPAVLLPILAYSLLQKVLASSVGALVRNAPFGDEGSAGSTAVPTAPKEPLGFRRL; encoded by the coding sequence ATGAAGCTTCTCGGGACCCTGGCCGCCGCCGTCCAACGGCGGCTGCTCTGGATCATGCTGCTCGCCTACGTTCTCGCCGCGGCCCGGCCCGGGCCGGGACAGGCCCTGCGCGGGGTGACGCTCGCGCGGTTCGACGGGGCCGCCTTTCCGCTCCAGGCGGGACTCCTCGCCCTGATGGTCTTCAACGCCGGCCTGACCGCCAGGTCCGAGGCCCTGCCCGCGCTGCTGCGGCATCCCCGGGCGCTGCTGGTCGGCATCGCCTCCAACGCCCTGCTGCCGACGCTCCTGCTCGGCGTCGGCGCCCTCGCGGCCGACGGCTGGCACAACGTCCACGAGGCGCAGAGCCTGCTCGTCGGCCTCGCCCTGGTCGGCGCCATGCCCGTCGCCGCCGGAGCCACCGTCTTCGCCCAGGGGAGCGAGGGCAATGCCACGCTGACCCTCGGCCTGGTCGTCGGCAGCACCCTGCTGAGCCCGCTCACCATCCCGCTCGGGCTGCATCTGGGCGGGTTCCTGGCCTCCGGGCCCTACGCGGCGGACCTGCACGCCGTCGCCGAGCACGCGTGCAGCGCCTTCGCGGTGCTGGCGGTCGTGCTGCCGTGCGCGGCGGGCCTGCTGACGGGGCGTCTGCTGGGCGCGCGGCTCGGGCCGGTGCTGCCGCTGGTCAGGGCCGCCGGCCTCGCCGTGGTGGTGCTGCTCAGCTACACCAACGCCTGCGGCGCGCTGCGGCAGGTGGTGGAGCGACCCGACCCCGACTACCTGGTCCTGGTCGTCGTCGCGGCGGCGGCCATGTGCGGCGGCTCCTTCCTCAGCGGGTGGGTGCTGGCCGGCAGGCTCGGCGTCCCGCGCGCGGACGCGATCGCGCTCACCTACGCCTCCGGGATGAACAACAGCAGCGCCGGAGCGGTCGTCGCGGCCACGCGGCTGCCGGGGAACCCGGCCGTCCTGCTGCCGATCCTGGCCTACAGCCTGCTGCAGAAGGTGCTGGCTTCCTCGGTCGGTGCGCTGGTCAGGAACGCACCGTTCGGTGACGAAGGTTCAGCGGGGTCCACGGCCGTCCCAACTGCCCCTAAGGAACCACTTGGATTCAGACGGCTTTAG